ATGAAAAACAAACGAAAGGCATCCGGTAAATTTGAAATGACGATGTTTATGCGAAAAGAATGGTTTTCATTAAAATGGAAGAAAAAAATAATTCAGAAATTCACTCAGGGGCATTTATTAGATGTGGAGTTATTCAATTATTATATTCTTGGGAAAATATTGAAGATAGATGATGTACGTACGAATGCAAAAATAAAATACGTCGATGGTACCATTGGCCCAGATGCAATTCAAAATGTAGTCAATTCCAATGATCATTTGGTAGGATTCTGCCTTTATCCTGTGTCAGTGGAAGAAATAAAAACGGTATCTTCTGCTAATGAAGTCCTGCCGCCAAAAAGCACCTGGTTTGAGCCACGGATGAAAAATGGTATTTTAGTCAAAGAGTTTTAAAATCAAATCTTCCACACATGTTTAAAAAATATACAGCCGATATAATTTATAGCGGTGATGGCCATAAAATGACGGATAAAGTCATTGTAACGGATCAATCCGGAAAAATAATCGAACTGTCTGACATCAGCATACATGACATCAGCACTGTCCAAAAAATTAAAGGGATAATTACGCCGGGATTTATCAACACACACTGCCATCTCGAACTTTCCCATATGAAAGGTGTGGCAGATACGGGGACAGGATTGTTACCTTTTCTGAAAAAAGTTGTCGGATTCAGAGATGTCCAACAGGAAGTCATAGATGACGCTATCCAAAAAGCCGATCAGGAGATGTATGAAAACGGTATCGTAGCAGTAGGTGATATTTCCAATAAAACAGACACTGCTTTTGTTAAGTCTGCAAGCAAAATGGATTATTACACTTTTGTTGAAATGTTTGACTTTATGCAATCTTCCCTGACTGAATCTACTATCCAAAACTATCAATCTGTATATGAAGGTCAGAGCACCGAAAGAAATAACAAAAAATCTTACGTTCCGCATGCGCCATACACTGTCTCGTCTGAGCTTTTTACATTTATCAGAGATAATAATAAACCGGGCAGTACAATCAGTATCCATAATCAGGAGACACCGGCAGAAAATGAATTATTTGTATCCGGAACAGGTGCTTTTCAGGAATTTTACAAGGGTTTCGGATTTGATCTGAATCATTTTAAACCTTCCGGAAAGTCAGCTATTCATTATGCTATTAAAAATCTAAACCCTGATTTCAAGACCTTATTTGTCCACAATACTGAGTCAGTTTTGGAAGATATCAAGGCTGCGAATACATGGAGTGACAACGTTTACTGGGCTACCTGCGCCAATGCCAATCTTTATATTGAAAACAGACTACCTGATTACAGCATTTTTTTACAAACCGGAGCTAGAATGACAATCGGCACGGACAGTCTTACATCCAACTGGCAACTTTCCGTTTGGGAAGAAATCAAGACTATCAAAAAATATTGTTCATATGTATCCCTCGATGACCTGATCATCTGGGCTTGCAGCAATGGTGCAAAAGCATTATCATTTGAAGGCAGACTCGGAACTCTTGAAACAGGTAAATCACCCGGGTTGGTGGGTATTGAATGCAGGATAAACAATGGAGTACCGGATATTAGCAATAGTTTCGCCCGACGATTGGCTTAGAATATTATTTATACTCGTTAAACATTTTTAAAGTCTCATTCAATAATTTAAAATCTATGACTCCGGATGTTTCTTTCAGATGGTGCATGATGGCTAATGCTTTATTTATTCTGATATCCGGAGATTTCACTTTACTGACAATGTAAATCAAAGTTCTTTGTTTTCCGGGTGTAAGCTTATGAAAATATGTATTTGCATCTTCATCCTGATCCAAACTTACCATCATTTCTTCCGGCATCGGCATCCCATACTCTGACACATCTTTTTCCATTTTTATATCCAGCTGATCTCCGGGTTTTAATCTGAGTTTAGTAACGATCTGTTTATTGAGCATAATAAACCATCTACCATTGCCCGGCATAATTGCACTGTGTATCGTCAATACATTATTTATGGTACACACAACCCGTCTGTCCGTTCCTGAAATAAACTGAGCAGCGATGTCATCCGCCACAGGAAAATGATAAGGCCATAATCCCTGATCAAACTTGGAGAATGTACTTTTGAAATGAATCATAAAACAGGATTATTGATCCGACCATATTTTTTTATCAACGATTTGACTCTGTTATTGAAATCATCTTCTGTATTCAGAACTTCAAGATCGATATGAAATCTGTATCTCCAGTAATGTTTTGGATTGCTGGGTTCATTGATTTGCTCTGAAGATGCTATAGCTTTGCGCAATCTGTTGTCCATCCCTGTCAGATCCTGAATCGGGAAAATTGCCATCATACTGGGTGAAGAAAGATGATCTTCCACTATACTCAGTACGATCTCAGGCGAACATTCCATAGGCGTCAAACCGTACCATTTCAGATAGTTGTAATAAAAATCTTTGGCCATTTCATGATCGGACTCCCACCAGCCTCTGATGGTGGACATATCGTGACAGGAAGGACTGCAAACAGAAAAGTATGGATAAGAAGACACTCTGCCAAATCTTGCATTTCCTTTCGGCATTCTTTGTATTTCCAATGAAATGATATTTAACTCTCTCATCACACCGGGCACACTGGCCGGAATCATACCCAGGTCTTCGCCACAAATCAACATATTACTGGCATCCAACAAAGCAGGAAGCTTCCAAAGTGCCTGTTCACGCCAGTATTGGTCATGCCGTTTAAAATAGTAATCATTATATAAATTGGTCAGTCGGGTTTGGGTAAAATGATCCAGATTTTTGAAGCTATCCGTGGTGCTTATTGTAATTCTAGGATTAAAGAATTTTCCGTCACTATCCGGCTCGGTAATCAGCAATACTTCTGTCATCAACTTCAGAAGTGCCTTTTCGTACTTTAGATATTTGGTATTTTTTTTAAAAAAATTGATGATATCCTTCTGTGAATTAAAAGCGGATTTGAAATATAAAAGTCCGTTATCTCCAGCATCAAAAATGAGCTTGATGACAGCCTCAGTGTCCTTGCCACATATTCCTTTCAGCACTTCCCTGCTCACAAATGGCTTAACAAATCTTTCCGGATTACCATTGATTCCATACGATGCCAACTCTTCACCTGAGAACGGTAATCGCGGATTGAAAAGTCCGAGTGTACCGCTTTGTTGATTAAGTGGAATAGACCAAATCCTGAAAAATCCAAGGATATGATCGATTCTGAGGGCATCAAAGTATTCATTGAGTTTCTGCATTCTGCCTCGCCACCATGCAAAACCATCTTTGGACATCTCTTGCCAGTTGTACGTGGGAAAGCCCCAGTTTTGACCATCTTCGGCATAATCATCCGGTGGTGCACCCGCCTGTTCGTCCATGTTGTAAAGATGTGGAGCTACCCATGCATCGCAACTATGTCTGTAAATTCCGATGGGCAAGTCGCCTTTCAATGCTATCTGATGTTTACGGGCATAATTTTTAGCTTCTATGAGTTGTTTATCTGCATGATATTGAACAAAATACCAGAATGCTACTTTGTCATAATCATGAAATTCAGGGGTATTAAATTGCTGGATAACACTTTCTGCAAACACCGAATATTCAGGCCAGCTACTGAAAATACAGGTTTTATTTAGATCTCTAAGATAGCAGAATGCGCCATAAGATATCAACCAGCTTTTATTTTTTTCTATGAAATTTAAAAAATCTTTATCCTTAAACAACGAAGCCTTTTCCTGTGCGTAGAGCTTTTGGAGGAAGTACATTTTTGACTCAAGTACTTTTTCAAAATCAATGACTTCCAGTGCATTTAATTCTTTGATTTTGTTCGCTAATAATTTTTGATCCTCTTTATTTATAAATGTACCTACTTTGGAAATATTGATATATAACGGATGCAGCGCAAAAACCGAAATGGCCGCATATGGATAACTGTCAGCCAATGTCATCGTAGCCAATGTGTCATTGACAGGAAGTATCTGAACAACATTCATACCCGTCTTGGATGCCCAATCCACCAATGGAATAAGGTCTGAAAATTCCCCGATACCGAGTCCTGCTTTACTGCGAAGTGAAAAAACCGGGATAGCCACTCCTGCACCTTTCCACAATCCGGTATTATATCTGAATAATTCGTCAGCCAAAATTAAAGCATTATCTCTCGACTCCGGCACTACAAAATGGCATACTCTGTTGTCACCGTCTTCCCAACTTTGGATATTCTTTCCTTGCAGGTCACAAATTGCATATTTATATTCCAGATGAACATTGGAGCTTTCAATGTCAATAGATGCTTTCCATAGCGGATAATCACTGTCATCCATCAACAGTGGAATATCCCAGTTGCCTAATTCCGGCACATTTCCTATGACGCAAAATTTTTGGTCAGGACGAATATTCGCTTCATGCAGCTGAAAGATAATCTGATTTCCTTTGGTAGATTTTACTCCTGATTTTGCAAGCAATTGCTCAGAATCTTCTCTTTTAAATATCGCCTGTGTGAAAGCAGAAGAAAAAAAGGCATTTCTTTCGTTGTTCCTTGGTCTCCACTTGTCCTGAACAAAAGTATTTTTTACAGATGAATCGGCAGCAAAATGTCTGTTTGCTCCCCATTCT
The genomic region above belongs to Saprospiraceae bacterium and contains:
- a CDS encoding amidohydrolase family protein encodes the protein MTDKVIVTDQSGKIIELSDISIHDISTVQKIKGIITPGFINTHCHLELSHMKGVADTGTGLLPFLKKVVGFRDVQQEVIDDAIQKADQEMYENGIVAVGDISNKTDTAFVKSASKMDYYTFVEMFDFMQSSLTESTIQNYQSVYEGQSTERNNKKSYVPHAPYTVSSELFTFIRDNNKPGSTISIHNQETPAENELFVSGTGAFQEFYKGFGFDLNHFKPSGKSAIHYAIKNLNPDFKTLFVHNTESVLEDIKAANTWSDNVYWATCANANLYIENRLPDYSIFLQTGARMTIGTDSLTSNWQLSVWEEIKTIKKYCSYVSLDDLIIWACSNGAKALSFEGRLGTLETGKSPGLVGIECRINNGVPDISNSFARRLA
- a CDS encoding YdeI/OmpD-associated family protein, whose protein sequence is MIHFKSTFSKFDQGLWPYHFPVADDIAAQFISGTDRRVVCTINNVLTIHSAIMPGNGRWFIMLNKQIVTKLRLKPGDQLDIKMEKDVSEYGMPMPEEMMVSLDQDEDANTYFHKLTPGKQRTLIYIVSKVKSPDIRINKALAIMHHLKETSGVIDFKLLNETLKMFNEYK
- a CDS encoding 4-alpha-glucanotransferase, giving the protein MILHLHLHYKTQMGQSIAILYTQGEPKEKTLRFQTYDGENWTAILELKKGTSVEYKYCVLQNGNPFIKEWGANRHFAADSSVKNTFVQDKWRPRNNERNAFFSSAFTQAIFKREDSEQLLAKSGVKSTKGNQIIFQLHEANIRPDQKFCVIGNVPELGNWDIPLLMDDSDYPLWKASIDIESSNVHLEYKYAICDLQGKNIQSWEDGDNRVCHFVVPESRDNALILADELFRYNTGLWKGAGVAIPVFSLRSKAGLGIGEFSDLIPLVDWASKTGMNVVQILPVNDTLATMTLADSYPYAAISVFALHPLYINISKVGTFINKEDQKLLANKIKELNALEVIDFEKVLESKMYFLQKLYAQEKASLFKDKDFLNFIEKNKSWLISYGAFCYLRDLNKTCIFSSWPEYSVFAESVIQQFNTPEFHDYDKVAFWYFVQYHADKQLIEAKNYARKHQIALKGDLPIGIYRHSCDAWVAPHLYNMDEQAGAPPDDYAEDGQNWGFPTYNWQEMSKDGFAWWRGRMQKLNEYFDALRIDHILGFFRIWSIPLNQQSGTLGLFNPRLPFSGEELASYGINGNPERFVKPFVSREVLKGICGKDTEAVIKLIFDAGDNGLLYFKSAFNSQKDIINFFKKNTKYLKYEKALLKLMTEVLLITEPDSDGKFFNPRITISTTDSFKNLDHFTQTRLTNLYNDYYFKRHDQYWREQALWKLPALLDASNMLICGEDLGMIPASVPGVMRELNIISLEIQRMPKGNARFGRVSSYPYFSVCSPSCHDMSTIRGWWESDHEMAKDFYYNYLKWYGLTPMECSPEIVLSIVEDHLSSPSMMAIFPIQDLTGMDNRLRKAIASSEQINEPSNPKHYWRYRFHIDLEVLNTEDDFNNRVKSLIKKYGRINNPVL